A DNA window from Bacteroides cellulosilyticus contains the following coding sequences:
- a CDS encoding PCMD domain-containing protein — MKKNLFYLFALICSMSLFIACSDDDPDYSTAIDGEIVGNYKGTLNVTVQGQLLGKDIPQKISVAKAGPAAINLSLKDFSFMGIPVGDVELSNCELSKKGDTYTFTGIQKLDVQTLSCTINAAGTVANGQVKIDMDIAAVVNGESQQVKVVYEGKRLNGSESSEAKILSFAFDPSNEANAVVTEQPKLDEATNTFTFKVLDDATSEELKALVPTVKVSDKATYSVEGGTADFSQTVVYTVVAEDGTATTYKVISPSKTSLMKFPLDEWESVQEGSYAEYWAPQPADQLASSNGGVKMVNGSANPVGYPVMVEEAGYKGKAAKLVTLDARGNALTAKNAPLASGSLFTGKFNFNFMTAITAPLKMTEFGIPYDKIPLSLKGVYKYKGGDNYVDGSDKNNIKDNLGLQDECAIQAVLYEAVGADGKEVILTGLDINDSDYRVAVAHLEDGTDKAEWTTFNIPFEYLEGKAYDKEKTYKLAIICSSSKEGDKFKGAVGSTLIVDELEVLGE; from the coding sequence ATGAAGAAGAATTTATTTTATTTGTTTGCATTGATCTGTTCAATGAGTTTGTTTATAGCTTGTAGTGATGATGATCCAGACTATTCTACAGCGATTGATGGGGAAATTGTAGGTAACTATAAAGGAACATTGAATGTAACAGTACAAGGTCAACTTTTGGGAAAGGACATTCCACAAAAAATATCTGTAGCAAAGGCAGGGCCTGCTGCTATTAATCTTTCTTTGAAAGATTTCAGTTTTATGGGTATACCAGTGGGGGATGTTGAATTGAGTAATTGTGAACTGTCTAAAAAAGGTGATACTTACACTTTTACAGGGATTCAGAAGCTGGATGTGCAAACTTTGTCTTGTACTATAAATGCAGCAGGCACTGTTGCAAATGGTCAGGTAAAGATTGATATGGATATTGCTGCCGTTGTGAATGGGGAGAGCCAACAAGTAAAAGTGGTATATGAAGGGAAACGCCTTAACGGTTCAGAAAGTAGTGAAGCGAAGATTCTTAGTTTTGCCTTTGATCCAAGTAATGAAGCGAATGCAGTTGTAACTGAACAGCCCAAGTTGGATGAAGCCACTAATACATTTACTTTCAAGGTACTTGATGATGCTACTTCAGAAGAGTTGAAAGCTTTGGTTCCAACTGTTAAAGTTTCTGATAAGGCTACTTACTCTGTGGAAGGTGGAACTGCCGATTTCTCTCAGACTGTGGTTTATACGGTAGTTGCAGAAGATGGTACTGCTACTACTTATAAGGTGATATCTCCTAGTAAAACCTCTTTAATGAAGTTCCCTCTTGATGAATGGGAATCCGTACAAGAAGGGAGTTATGCTGAATATTGGGCTCCTCAACCCGCCGATCAGTTAGCATCATCTAATGGTGGTGTGAAAATGGTGAATGGTAGTGCTAATCCGGTGGGATATCCTGTAATGGTGGAAGAAGCTGGTTATAAAGGAAAAGCTGCTAAGTTGGTTACTTTAGATGCGAGAGGAAATGCTTTAACTGCTAAAAATGCTCCTTTAGCTTCAGGTTCTTTATTTACAGGTAAGTTCAATTTTAATTTTATGACAGCTATAACAGCCCCTTTAAAGATGACTGAGTTTGGAATTCCTTATGATAAAATTCCACTATCATTAAAAGGAGTTTATAAGTATAAAGGTGGTGATAATTATGTTGATGGTTCTGATAAAAATAATATAAAAGATAATCTTGGTCTTCAAGATGAGTGTGCTATTCAGGCTGTTCTGTATGAGGCAGTAGGTGCAGATGGTAAAGAAGTCATTCTTACAGGTCTTGATATCAATGATTCTGACTATCGTGTAGCTGTTGCGCATTTAGAAGATGGTACTGATAAGGCAGAATGGACGACATTCAATATTCCGTTTGAATATCTGGAAGGTAAGGCTTATGATAAAGAGAAAACTTATAAATTGGCTATTATCTGTTCTTCAAGTAAAGAAGGTGATAAGTTTAAAGGTGCTGTAGGTAGTACGCTAATTGTTGATGAATTGGAAGTTTTAGGAGAATAG
- a CDS encoding dipeptidase, whose protein sequence is MNEIQKYISENEPKMLEDLFSLIRIPSISAKPEHHDDMLACAERWAQLLIEAGADEALVMPSKGNPIVFGQKTVDPTAKTVLIYAHYDVMPAEPLELWKSEPFEPEIRDEHIWARGADDDKGQAFIQVKAFEYLVKHGMLKNNVKFIFEGEEEIGSPSLESFCEDHKELLKADVILVSDTSMLGADLPSLTTGLRGLAYWEIEVTGPNRDLHSGHFGGAVANPINVLCGMIAKVVDADGRITVPGFYDDVEEVPQAERDMIAHIPFNEEKYKTAIGVKELFGEKGYSTLERNSCRPSFDVCGIWGGYTGEGSKTVLPSKATAKVSCRLVPHQDHHKISQMFADYIRSIAPDTVQVKVTPMHGGQGYVCPISLPAYQAAEKGFEKAFGKKPLAVRRGGSIPIISTFEQVLGIKTVLMGFGLESNAIHSPNENFPLDIFRKGIEAVVEFYLILNS, encoded by the coding sequence ATGAACGAAATACAGAAATACATTTCAGAGAATGAACCCAAGATGCTGGAAGACCTGTTCAGCCTCATCCGTATACCAAGTATCAGTGCAAAACCGGAACACCATGATGATATGCTGGCCTGTGCAGAGCGTTGGGCACAACTTCTGATTGAAGCCGGTGCAGACGAAGCATTGGTGATGCCCTCAAAAGGCAATCCGATTGTTTTCGGACAGAAGACAGTAGATCCTACAGCAAAAACAGTTTTGATATATGCGCATTACGACGTGATGCCCGCAGAGCCGTTAGAACTGTGGAAAAGTGAACCTTTCGAACCGGAAATACGTGACGAACACATCTGGGCACGCGGTGCGGATGATGACAAAGGGCAAGCATTCATCCAAGTGAAAGCTTTCGAATATCTTGTGAAGCACGGCATGTTGAAGAACAATGTCAAGTTCATTTTCGAGGGTGAAGAAGAAATTGGCTCACCCAGTCTGGAATCTTTCTGTGAAGATCATAAAGAACTATTAAAAGCCGATGTCATTCTCGTATCGGACACCAGTATGTTGGGGGCGGATCTGCCCTCACTCACTACAGGACTCCGCGGACTGGCATACTGGGAAATAGAAGTAACCGGACCTAACCGCGACCTGCATTCAGGACATTTCGGCGGTGCTGTTGCCAATCCCATCAACGTACTATGCGGCATGATTGCCAAAGTGGTAGATGCGGATGGACGTATCACAGTGCCCGGTTTCTACGATGATGTAGAAGAAGTGCCGCAGGCAGAACGTGATATGATTGCACACATTCCGTTTAATGAAGAAAAGTACAAAACCGCTATTGGCGTAAAAGAACTGTTCGGAGAAAAAGGTTACAGTACGCTGGAGCGTAACAGCTGTCGTCCTTCATTCGACGTTTGCGGCATCTGGGGTGGATATACCGGTGAAGGTTCTAAAACAGTACTTCCATCCAAAGCTACAGCAAAAGTATCCTGCCGTCTGGTTCCGCATCAGGACCACCACAAGATTTCGCAAATGTTTGCCGATTATATTCGGAGTATTGCTCCGGATACGGTACAAGTGAAGGTGACACCGATGCACGGAGGACAAGGTTATGTATGTCCTATCAGCCTACCTGCCTATCAGGCCGCTGAGAAAGGTTTTGAAAAAGCATTCGGAAAAAAGCCACTGGCTGTGCGACGCGGAGGAAGTATCCCTATCATTTCAACGTTCGAACAAGTACTTGGCATTAAGACAGTGCTCATGGGCTTTGGATTAGAATCAAATGCCATCCACTCACCCAACGAAAACTTCCCGCTCGATATTTTCAGAAAAGGTATTGAAGCGGTGGTAGAGTTTTATTTAATTCTTAATTCTTAA
- a CDS encoding OmpA family protein, which translates to MRLYRRFLFFFLSVGLLLTSCGVGRSLRQAEQSYARGEYFDAARHYKTAYTRTSPKDRSQRGVLAYKQGDCYRRINYTLKAKGAYMNAVRYRYPDTLSHFYLAEMLRKNGEYAAAIPYYENYLAYAQTLPAGKERKDSLTQIGLTSCRLAQEWKKKPTRYIVKRVPILVSRRSDYSPMYAGDDPDILYFTSTRNEAKGTDLNGITGMKSADIFHSKRNEKKQWQKPEPLASEVNSEFEEGACSFSSDGKTMYFTRCRTLPNAPAYAEIYVSQRAGAEWGAPQKCVILNDTLSSVAHPALSPAGDYLYFVSDMPGGQGGLDLWRINVTRDGFGYVDNLGPEINTSADEMFPTFSPDGTFYFSSTGHPGMGGLDIFRAITDSLTGRWRIENMQSPVNSQGDDFGMTFEPGAPNRGFFSSNRGDARGWDHIYSFEFPEVHHVLKGLVYDKEGDALSDALVTLVGDDGTYLKINVKKDGTFTQELAPGCRYALLASCRGYLNDKEEMATENINEDRLYELEFPLSSITRPVLIENIFYEFDKADLTSESTVALDELIELLNDNPNVTIELSAHCDYKGNDDYNLRLSQRRAESVVRYLIKGGIDPERLTPKGYGEQQPKTVTKFTLKSAPFLKEGDVLTEEFIKNLPPEQQEICNAINRRTEFKVLRTTFK; encoded by the coding sequence ATGAGATTATATAGGCGTTTTCTTTTCTTTTTTCTTTCTGTCGGTTTACTTCTCACTTCCTGTGGGGTGGGGCGGAGTTTGCGCCAGGCAGAGCAAAGCTATGCTCGTGGTGAATACTTTGATGCTGCCCGCCATTATAAAACCGCCTATACCCGTACTTCTCCGAAAGATCGTTCGCAACGGGGCGTACTGGCCTATAAGCAAGGCGATTGTTACCGACGCATCAATTATACATTGAAGGCCAAAGGCGCTTATATGAATGCTGTCCGTTATCGTTATCCGGATACTCTCTCTCATTTTTATCTGGCGGAAATGCTCCGTAAGAATGGTGAGTATGCAGCGGCTATACCTTATTATGAGAATTACCTTGCTTACGCACAGACCTTGCCTGCCGGGAAAGAACGTAAAGACTCTCTGACACAAATCGGACTCACTTCTTGTCGTCTGGCGCAGGAATGGAAAAAGAAGCCTACCCGATATATTGTAAAACGGGTGCCTATTCTTGTTTCCCGCCGGAGCGATTATTCTCCTATGTATGCGGGAGATGATCCCGATATCTTGTATTTCACCTCTACCCGTAACGAAGCGAAGGGTACTGACCTGAACGGTATTACCGGGATGAAAAGTGCTGATATATTTCATTCTAAGCGGAATGAGAAGAAACAATGGCAGAAACCCGAACCGCTTGCTTCGGAAGTGAACAGTGAGTTTGAAGAGGGGGCCTGCTCTTTTTCGTCGGATGGTAAAACAATGTATTTTACTCGCTGCCGGACGTTGCCCAATGCACCTGCTTATGCCGAGATTTATGTTTCTCAACGTGCCGGGGCAGAGTGGGGAGCTCCTCAGAAATGTGTAATTCTGAATGATACGCTTTCTTCTGTTGCTCATCCGGCGTTGTCTCCTGCGGGTGATTATCTTTATTTTGTATCTGATATGCCCGGTGGGCAGGGGGGGCTGGATTTGTGGCGTATTAACGTAACCCGCGACGGTTTCGGTTATGTCGACAATCTGGGACCTGAAATAAACACCTCTGCTGATGAGATGTTTCCTACCTTTTCGCCGGATGGTACTTTCTATTTCTCTTCTACCGGACATCCCGGTATGGGGGGGCTAGATATATTCCGTGCTATAACAGATAGCCTGACGGGGCGATGGCGTATTGAAAATATGCAGTCTCCGGTGAATTCACAGGGTGACGATTTCGGTATGACTTTTGAGCCCGGTGCTCCCAATCGGGGTTTCTTTTCTTCTAACCGTGGAGATGCCCGTGGCTGGGATCATATTTATAGTTTTGAGTTTCCAGAGGTACACCATGTCTTGAAAGGATTGGTGTATGATAAGGAGGGGGATGCACTCTCTGATGCGCTTGTCACTTTGGTGGGGGATGACGGTACTTATTTAAAGATAAACGTGAAGAAAGACGGTACTTTCACTCAAGAGCTCGCACCGGGATGCCGTTATGCCCTGTTGGCTTCCTGCCGTGGTTATTTGAATGACAAAGAAGAAATGGCAACGGAAAATATTAATGAGGATCGCCTCTATGAACTTGAGTTTCCGTTATCTTCCATTACCCGCCCTGTATTGATAGAGAATATTTTTTATGAGTTTGATAAGGCTGATCTGACGTCAGAATCTACAGTGGCTCTGGATGAACTGATAGAGTTGCTGAATGACAATCCGAATGTCACTATCGAACTGTCTGCGCATTGCGATTATAAAGGAAATGATGATTATAATCTTCGTCTTTCGCAACGCCGTGCAGAGTCTGTTGTACGCTATCTTATTAAGGGAGGGATTGATCCGGAACGTCTTACACCGAAAGGATATGGTGAACAGCAACCTAAAACAGTGACCAAGTTTACGCTGAAATCAGCACCTTTCCTGAAAGAGGGAGATGTGTTGACAGAAGAGTTTATAAAAAATCTCCCGCCGGAACAGCAGGAGATTTGTAATGCGATTAACCGTCGTACAGAGTTCAAGGTGCTGAGGACAACTTTTAAATGA
- a CDS encoding serine dehydratase subunit alpha family protein translates to MITETERKRIIDLIHQEVVPAIGCTEPIAVALCVAKATETLGTKPERINVLLSANILKNAMGVGIPGTGMIGLPIAIALGALIGKSEYQLEVLKDSTPDVVEEGKRFIEEKRIHISLKENIEEKLYIEVCCEAGDDKATAVIAGGHTTFIYIERNGEVLFQKQHTASCEKEEECLELTLRKVYDFALNTPLDEISFILETARLNKAAAERSFEGNYGHGLGKMLRGTYEHKVMGDSVFSHILSYTSGACDARMAGAMIPVMSNSGSGNQGISATLPVLVFAEENDKSEEELIRALMLSHLTVIYIKQSLGRLSALCGCVVAATGSSCGITWLMGGTYDQVAYAVQNMIANLTGMICDGAKPSCALKVTTGVSTAVLSAIMAMENRCVTSVEGIIDEDVDQSIRNLTKIGSKGMNETDKLVLEIMTGK, encoded by the coding sequence ATGATAACGGAAACGGAGAGAAAACGGATAATAGACCTGATACATCAGGAAGTGGTGCCGGCTATTGGGTGTACAGAGCCCATTGCAGTGGCATTGTGCGTAGCTAAAGCAACAGAAACACTGGGGACAAAGCCGGAAAGAATAAATGTGTTGCTAAGTGCTAATATTCTGAAAAACGCTATGGGAGTGGGCATTCCGGGTACCGGAATGATTGGCTTACCCATTGCTATTGCATTGGGGGCGCTGATAGGAAAATCAGAATATCAGTTGGAGGTGTTAAAAGACAGTACACCTGATGTAGTGGAAGAGGGGAAACGTTTCATTGAGGAAAAGCGCATTCATATTTCGTTGAAAGAGAACATCGAAGAAAAATTGTATATTGAAGTGTGCTGTGAGGCCGGAGATGATAAAGCTACAGCAGTGATTGCCGGAGGACATACCACCTTTATATATATAGAACGTAACGGAGAAGTTCTATTTCAGAAACAACATACGGCAAGCTGTGAGAAAGAAGAAGAATGCTTGGAACTGACTTTACGTAAAGTTTATGATTTTGCTCTGAATACTCCGCTGGATGAGATCAGCTTTATTCTTGAAACAGCCCGCTTGAACAAGGCGGCTGCCGAACGTTCTTTTGAAGGTAATTATGGCCATGGTCTGGGTAAGATGTTGCGTGGTACTTATGAACATAAGGTGATGGGAGATAGTGTCTTCTCGCATATTTTGTCTTATACATCAGGTGCCTGTGATGCTCGTATGGCAGGAGCTATGATTCCGGTAATGAGCAATTCCGGTAGTGGAAATCAAGGTATCTCTGCCACTTTGCCTGTACTCGTCTTCGCTGAAGAGAATGATAAATCAGAAGAAGAGCTGATACGTGCTCTGATGTTGAGTCATCTGACAGTAATCTACATTAAACAAAGTTTGGGACGTTTGTCTGCTTTATGCGGCTGTGTGGTTGCTGCTACGGGTTCCAGTTGCGGTATTACCTGGTTGATGGGAGGAACTTACGATCAGGTGGCTTATGCCGTTCAGAATATGATAGCCAACCTTACGGGTATGATTTGTGACGGTGCGAAGCCCAGCTGTGCGTTGAAAGTAACCACCGGTGTATCTACCGCTGTTCTTTCTGCCATCATGGCTATGGAAAACCGTTGTGTAACTTCTGTAGAAGGTATTATTGATGAGGATGTGGACCAGAGTATCCGTAATCTGACCAAGATAGGGTCGAAGGGAATGAATGAGACGGATAAATTGGTGCTGGAGATAATGACGGGGAAATAG
- a CDS encoding porin family protein — translation MKKYNIIFIAFLLAVVGSTSIKAQEDRTKSITQSYLRGWEYSLKAGFSIGGTAPLPLPKEIRKIDSYVPSMAISIEGNATKWLDEKKLWGLTLGLRLETKNMTTEATVKNYGMKIINTNGGELEGLWTGGVKTKVKNSYLTIPVLANYKVSKRWKLVAGPYFSYLLEGDFSGHVYEGHLRTPDETGSRVDFSGESVATYDFSDDLRKFQWGIQFGGEWKAFKHLNVYADLTWGLNDIFKKDFNTISFAMYPIYLNIGFGYSF, via the coding sequence ATGAAAAAATATAATATTATTTTTATAGCATTCCTGCTGGCAGTAGTAGGGAGCACATCTATAAAAGCGCAGGAAGATAGAACTAAAAGTATCACGCAATCCTACCTTCGCGGATGGGAATACTCTTTGAAGGCAGGATTCAGCATTGGTGGTACCGCTCCACTGCCCTTACCTAAAGAAATTCGAAAAATAGATAGCTATGTACCCAGCATGGCCATTTCGATTGAAGGAAATGCTACCAAATGGCTCGACGAGAAAAAATTATGGGGATTGACTCTAGGTTTGCGTCTGGAAACAAAGAACATGACAACAGAAGCTACCGTTAAAAACTATGGTATGAAGATTATCAATACCAATGGTGGTGAATTGGAAGGTTTGTGGACCGGAGGCGTAAAAACAAAAGTAAAGAATTCCTATCTTACTATCCCCGTCCTTGCTAACTATAAAGTCAGCAAACGTTGGAAACTCGTAGCCGGACCTTATTTTTCTTATTTACTGGAAGGTGATTTCTCTGGCCATGTTTATGAAGGTCACCTCCGTACTCCCGATGAAACAGGTTCACGTGTAGACTTCAGTGGAGAAAGCGTTGCAACCTACGATTTCTCCGATGATCTCCGCAAATTCCAATGGGGCATACAATTCGGTGGCGAATGGAAAGCTTTCAAGCATCTGAATGTTTATGCTGACCTAACTTGGGGTTTAAATGATATCTTTAAGAAAGACTTCAATACTATTAGTTTTGCCATGTATCCTATTTATCTGAATATAGGATTTGGGTATTCATTCTAA
- a CDS encoding DUF4925 domain-containing protein: protein MKKNLFYLFALICSMSLFTACDDDDDEVSPWIGTYKMSEYTAEDYEWTENETTKNWPMTGALYTDWQFTGEDNYPEFISALFRHLGGSILPQVLNSITLDKSGSIIADYVASPEIAMDPSSIISIFFTGAFPTVSDVKANFVTSGFTTSPKDLAYWSEKNGKFVVKLNIPAILTAATGSDASGMGEIIETVLSEDPATVKALLGGLLNADLSGIQNATINQIASWAKDGIPMNIKIADNGHVHIYLDKSAFDNLFTLRSTGETDDSGEPVLTNDLIILWNALVAGGVVPEEAQAAGIFIQMIGGYWSVTTNFNLGLDLVRN, encoded by the coding sequence ATGAAGAAAAATTTGTTTTATTTGTTTGCATTGATCTGCTCAATGAGCTTGTTTACTGCTTGTGATGATGATGATGATGAAGTAAGTCCTTGGATTGGAACTTATAAAATGTCAGAATATACAGCTGAGGATTATGAATGGACGGAAAATGAGACTACAAAGAATTGGCCTATGACAGGTGCCTTGTATACTGATTGGCAATTTACTGGAGAAGATAATTATCCAGAATTTATTTCAGCTTTATTTCGACATTTGGGTGGTTCTATTTTGCCTCAAGTCTTGAATTCAATCACTTTAGACAAAAGTGGAAGTATAATTGCTGATTATGTTGCAAGTCCTGAAATAGCTATGGATCCCTCTTCTATAATATCTATTTTCTTTACGGGTGCTTTTCCTACTGTGAGTGATGTAAAAGCTAATTTTGTGACAAGTGGTTTTACAACTTCTCCTAAGGATCTGGCATATTGGAGTGAGAAGAATGGAAAATTTGTTGTAAAACTGAATATTCCTGCTATTTTAACTGCTGCTACTGGAAGCGATGCAAGTGGTATGGGGGAAATTATAGAAACTGTATTGAGTGAAGATCCGGCTACTGTTAAAGCTTTGCTTGGTGGTTTGTTGAATGCTGATCTTAGTGGAATACAAAATGCTACTATTAACCAAATAGCGAGTTGGGCTAAAGATGGGATACCAATGAATATTAAAATAGCTGATAATGGCCATGTTCATATTTACTTAGATAAGAGTGCATTTGATAATCTGTTTACGCTTCGTAGTACAGGAGAAACTGATGATTCTGGAGAACCAGTGCTAACAAATGACTTGATTATACTTTGGAATGCGTTGGTTGCAGGTGGTGTAGTACCAGAAGAAGCACAGGCTGCTGGAATATTTATTCAGATGATAGGAGGATATTGGTCAGTGACGACGAACTTTAATTTAGGATTGGATTTAGTGAGAAACTAA
- the aroC gene encoding chorismate synthase, protein MFNSFGNILRLTSFGESHGKGIGGVIDGFPAGIRIDMDFVQAELNRRRPGQSLITTARKEGDKVEFLSGIFEGKSTGCPIGFIVWNENQHSSDYDNMKEVYRPSHADYTYKVKYGIRDYRGGGRSSARETISRVVAGALAKQALRQLGVRITAYTSQVGPIRLEENYTAYDLDLIDTNPVRCPDPVKAKEMEELIFKIKGEGDTIGGVVTCVIKGCPIGLGQPVFGKLHASLASAMLSINAAKAFEYGDGFKGLKQKGSEQNDVFFNNCGRIETKTNHSGGIQGGISNGQDIFFRVAFKPVATVLMEQHTVNIDGIDTTLKARGRHDPCVLPRAVPIVEAMAAMTILDFYLIDRTTQL, encoded by the coding sequence ATGTTCAACTCATTCGGCAACATTCTCCGCCTTACCAGCTTTGGGGAGTCACATGGTAAAGGCATCGGAGGCGTCATTGATGGATTTCCCGCTGGTATCCGCATTGACATGGATTTCGTGCAAGCGGAACTGAATCGTCGCCGTCCCGGGCAATCCCTCATCACAACGGCACGGAAGGAAGGTGATAAAGTAGAATTCCTTTCAGGTATCTTCGAAGGTAAATCGACAGGATGTCCCATCGGATTCATAGTATGGAACGAAAATCAACATTCCAGTGATTATGATAATATGAAGGAAGTGTACCGCCCCTCGCACGCGGATTATACATATAAAGTGAAATACGGCATTCGCGACTATCGCGGTGGCGGACGTTCATCGGCACGCGAAACTATTTCACGCGTAGTGGCAGGTGCGCTTGCCAAACAAGCACTCCGTCAGCTGGGGGTACGCATTACGGCATATACCTCGCAGGTAGGCCCCATTCGTCTGGAAGAAAACTATACCGCTTATGACCTTGATCTTATAGATACCAATCCCGTACGTTGTCCGGATCCTGTAAAGGCGAAGGAAATGGAAGAGCTGATTTTCAAGATCAAGGGAGAAGGTGACACCATCGGAGGTGTAGTGACGTGTGTCATCAAAGGATGCCCTATCGGACTGGGACAACCGGTATTCGGCAAATTACACGCTTCGCTTGCCTCGGCCATGCTCAGTATCAATGCTGCCAAAGCATTCGAATACGGTGACGGATTTAAAGGCCTGAAGCAAAAAGGTTCGGAACAGAACGACGTATTCTTCAATAACTGCGGACGTATTGAAACGAAAACCAATCACTCCGGTGGTATTCAAGGTGGCATCAGCAACGGACAGGATATCTTCTTCCGTGTTGCATTCAAACCTGTAGCCACCGTACTTATGGAGCAACATACGGTCAACATAGATGGAATAGACACCACACTGAAAGCCCGCGGTCGCCATGATCCGTGCGTATTGCCACGCGCAGTACCCATCGTAGAGGCAATGGCCGCCATGACCATACTGGACTTTTATCTTATTGACCGTACTACACAATTATAG
- a CDS encoding PCMD domain-containing protein, with product MKIKTLTSCFFLAFAISSCIQDEALNSEAAIDGCTGADVQLANINANEKIVDVYVHRGADLAKQELKFTLPEGATIKPNNSRDGDTGNFYNFSEAGNSRSFTVTSENGEFKPTYTINIKPTELPTVYHFEDLLVAENTPYHILYEFAPSTSQGISKVLQWSSGNPGFALTGMAKSPTDYPTVQVEGGYSKKCVKLETKDTGSFGAMVKMYIAAGNLFIGNFDVTKALAGQEGALKATTFGFQFYKHPKTLKGYYKYKAGPVYTENGQPQSGSKDRFDIYAIMYEADDNSFMLDGTNAKTSDKLVYLAQIKANEALETDQWTEFNLPFEPQNNKSIDEQKLQNGKYKLGIIFSSSVEGDHFKGAVGSTLYIDEVELVCEEN from the coding sequence ATGAAGATTAAAACGCTAACCTCGTGTTTCTTTTTGGCATTTGCCATATCTTCTTGTATACAAGACGAAGCGCTTAATTCTGAAGCGGCCATTGACGGTTGTACGGGTGCAGATGTGCAACTGGCAAATATTAATGCAAATGAAAAGATAGTTGATGTATATGTACATAGAGGTGCAGACCTAGCCAAACAAGAGTTGAAATTTACTCTACCGGAAGGTGCTACTATCAAACCTAATAATAGCAGAGACGGAGATACCGGAAACTTCTATAACTTTAGTGAAGCAGGCAATTCACGTTCATTTACCGTAACATCTGAAAATGGTGAATTCAAACCCACTTATACTATAAATATTAAACCGACAGAATTACCAACAGTTTATCACTTTGAGGACTTGCTGGTTGCAGAAAATACTCCTTACCATATTCTTTATGAGTTCGCCCCAAGTACCTCACAGGGAATATCAAAGGTTCTACAGTGGTCCAGTGGAAATCCCGGCTTTGCATTAACAGGGATGGCGAAAAGCCCTACCGATTATCCTACAGTACAAGTAGAAGGCGGATACAGTAAGAAATGTGTGAAGTTGGAAACTAAAGACACTGGCAGTTTTGGTGCAATGGTAAAAATGTATATTGCTGCGGGTAATCTATTTATCGGTAATTTTGATGTAACCAAAGCATTGGCAGGACAAGAAGGTGCTCTCAAAGCAACCACCTTCGGTTTTCAATTCTATAAGCATCCTAAAACACTGAAAGGGTATTACAAATACAAAGCCGGTCCTGTTTATACAGAAAACGGTCAGCCACAAAGCGGTTCGAAGGACAGATTCGACATCTATGCCATTATGTACGAAGCTGACGACAATTCATTCATGCTGGATGGCACAAATGCCAAGACTTCCGATAAGCTTGTATATCTGGCACAAATAAAAGCCAATGAAGCACTGGAAACTGACCAATGGACTGAATTCAATTTACCGTTCGAGCCCCAAAACAACAAATCCATCGATGAACAAAAACTTCAAAATGGAAAATATAAACTTGGCATTATATTCTCTTCAAGCGTAGAAGGTGACCACTTCAAAGGAGCAGTAGGCAGCACACTTTATATAGACGAAGTAGAATTAGTTTGTGAAGAGAACTAA